One segment of Paenibacillus rhizovicinus DNA contains the following:
- a CDS encoding winged helix-turn-helix transcriptional regulator — translation MTISNYVPKVPAVIECNIEKTLDVIGGKWAFLVLRELFCEKRRFGELQRLIPAVSPRALTSTLRHLESQGVLERHVFPTVPVTVEYSLTPKGVDLHNILREMKLWAAKWT, via the coding sequence ATGACGATAAGCAATTACGTACCGAAAGTACCGGCCGTTATCGAATGCAATATCGAGAAAACGCTGGATGTCATCGGCGGAAAATGGGCCTTCCTCGTGCTGCGCGAGCTGTTCTGCGAGAAACGCCGTTTCGGGGAGCTCCAGCGCCTCATTCCTGCTGTCAGCCCAAGAGCCTTGACGAGCACCTTGCGTCATCTGGAGAGTCAAGGCGTCCTGGAACGCCATGTGTTCCCTACCGTCCCCGTGACGGTTGAATATTCGCTGACGCCGAAGGGCGTCGACCTGCACAACATTTTACGCGAGATGAAGCTGTGGGCCGCAAAATGGACGTAA
- a CDS encoding aldo/keto reductase family protein has protein sequence MQYRKLGGSGIKVSEISLGSWLTYGGYVEKQNAVQAIEKAYDLGINFFDTANVYERGAAEVLLGETLKAYKRESYVLATKAFWPMGEGPNDRGLSRKHVIEQCNASLKRLGAEYVDIFYCHRYDNETPLAETLRAIDDLIRSGKVLYAGVSEWTASQMADALATADRYLLDRIVVSQPIYNMFERYIEKEVIPYGEKNGIGQVVFSPLAQGLLTGKYTTLADIPADSRANKLEWMRKGITEEKLAKVRALSEIASELEITTGQLAIAWILRQNNVASALVGASRPEQVVENVNASGVRLSEDVLERVEGILK, from the coding sequence GTGCAATATCGGAAACTTGGCGGCAGCGGGATTAAAGTGAGCGAGATCAGTCTGGGCAGCTGGCTGACCTATGGCGGTTACGTAGAGAAGCAGAATGCGGTGCAGGCGATTGAGAAGGCATACGATCTTGGCATCAATTTCTTCGATACGGCGAACGTGTACGAGCGCGGGGCGGCGGAAGTGCTGCTGGGCGAGACGCTGAAGGCTTACAAGCGCGAATCTTATGTGTTGGCGACAAAAGCCTTCTGGCCGATGGGCGAAGGGCCGAACGACCGCGGGCTGTCCCGCAAGCATGTCATCGAGCAGTGCAATGCGAGCTTGAAGCGGCTGGGCGCGGAATACGTGGATATCTTCTACTGTCACCGTTACGATAACGAGACGCCGCTTGCGGAAACGCTGCGCGCGATCGACGATCTGATCCGCTCCGGCAAAGTCCTCTATGCCGGCGTCAGCGAGTGGACCGCATCCCAGATGGCGGATGCATTGGCAACCGCGGACCGTTATTTGCTGGACCGCATCGTCGTCAGCCAGCCGATTTATAATATGTTCGAGCGTTATATCGAGAAGGAAGTTATCCCGTACGGCGAGAAGAACGGCATCGGACAAGTCGTATTCTCCCCGCTGGCGCAGGGCTTGCTGACAGGGAAATATACGACATTGGCGGATATCCCGGCCGACAGCCGCGCGAACAAGCTGGAGTGGATGCGCAAAGGCATTACCGAGGAGAAACTGGCCAAAGTACGCGCCTTGTCAGAGATTGCTTCGGAGCTGGAGATTACGACAGGTCAGCTGGCGATCGCCTGGATTTTGCGCCAAAACAACGTCGCGAGCGCGCTCGTCGGCGCAAGCCGTCCGGAGCAGGTCGTCGAGAACGTGAACGCATCCGGCGTCCGATTGAGCGAGGACGTGCTGGAGCGGGTTGAAGGGATTTTGAAATAA
- a CDS encoding DUF3502 domain-containing protein encodes MITPIGKGYATSGPWMFGNPGLTYHTKADAADPNIWARGKKIFDKAALSPVIGLYYDPAPNAESNQAVNSLISNFNANMDRAPQDPATALPKLQSRLKQAGIAGVIADKQRQVDAYLTEKHKLAVQQQALAQ; translated from the coding sequence ATGATCACGCCGATCGGGAAGGGATACGCGACATCAGGACCTTGGATGTTCGGCAATCCCGGGCTCACTTACCATACGAAGGCCGACGCCGCGGATCCGAACATCTGGGCCCGGGGCAAGAAAATCTTCGATAAAGCGGCCCTGTCTCCGGTAATCGGACTGTATTACGATCCTGCGCCAAACGCCGAGTCCAATCAGGCGGTGAACAGCTTGATCAGCAACTTCAACGCGAACATGGATCGAGCCCCGCAGGACCCCGCCACGGCGCTGCCTAAGCTGCAGAGCCGGTTGAAGCAAGCCGGAATCGCGGGCGTGATCGCGGACAAGCAACGGCAGGTCGATGCTTACCTGACGGAGAAACATAAGCTTGCCGTGCAGCAGCAAGCCTTGGCACAGTAA
- the ligD gene encoding non-homologous end-joining DNA ligase — protein MSRAVKGTIVVEGQELTISNPEKLLWPEMGITKAVFLQRLAALSPWLLKHCQDRLLTTIRYPDGVNGKSFYQKNCPTPAPDFVETVPSESIDYVKLTSLPVLLWLGNLACLEYHASFDRISDPVRPTEWVIDLDPSLEEEPRIMEAALLTGDLLQSLGISSTPKTSGATGVQIIVPLVKDLSFDELRRIGEFVGAYLADKHPKLFTVERLKKHRGDLIYVDYLQHYQGKTIIAPYSPRARAGASVSTPLHWDEVRRGAAIADFNLLNIEERLIREGDLLDQVPAQTLRPILSFIGKGQAKS, from the coding sequence ATGAGCCGCGCCGTCAAGGGCACCATCGTCGTGGAGGGACAAGAGCTGACGATCAGCAATCCGGAGAAGCTGCTCTGGCCGGAGATGGGCATTACGAAAGCCGTCTTCCTGCAGCGGCTTGCCGCCCTCTCCCCATGGCTGCTGAAGCATTGCCAGGATCGGCTGCTCACGACGATCCGCTATCCCGACGGCGTGAACGGCAAATCCTTTTATCAGAAGAACTGCCCGACGCCCGCGCCGGATTTCGTGGAAACGGTTCCGAGCGAGAGCATCGACTACGTCAAGCTGACTTCGCTGCCGGTGCTGCTATGGCTCGGCAATTTGGCCTGCCTGGAATATCATGCTTCCTTCGACCGGATCAGCGACCCTGTCCGGCCGACGGAATGGGTGATCGATCTCGACCCGTCGCTGGAGGAAGAGCCGCGCATCATGGAAGCCGCGCTGCTGACGGGCGATCTGCTGCAGTCGCTCGGCATCTCGTCCACTCCTAAGACGTCGGGCGCTACGGGTGTCCAGATCATCGTCCCTCTCGTGAAGGACTTGTCCTTCGACGAACTGCGGCGCATCGGCGAATTCGTCGGCGCGTATTTGGCAGACAAGCATCCCAAGCTGTTTACGGTGGAACGGCTGAAGAAGCATCGCGGCGACCTGATTTACGTCGATTATTTGCAGCATTATCAGGGCAAGACGATCATCGCTCCCTACTCCCCGCGCGCCCGCGCCGGCGCAAGCGTCTCCACGCCGCTGCACTGGGACGAGGTTCGGCGCGGCGCGGCCATCGCCGACTTCAATCTGCTCAACATCGAGGAACGGCTCATTCGCGAAGGCGACCTTCTTGACCAGGTGCCCGCGCAGACGCTGCGTCCGATTCTATCGTTTATCGGAAAAGGCCAGGCCAAATCGTAA
- a CDS encoding ATP-dependent DNA ligase — MDQLWPQQLPDDMSPAIGMPGGTVDLPLPAEPMAPLSSAELPAGSDWGYQLKWDGIRILARMDGHGHAELFSRKLYLKNAVYPEIVALLEAKAAEWGPCLLDGEIVWWDGIRPNFQQVLKRERSRGLARQPLPAAASSGEAPGRPEGILAADGQQAGIAFTPIASEAAKPSSARNPASGKAASAAASLSLTPKSFGGLVYVLFDVLADASGDLRQLPYEERHRRLTDLCGTDDPRVFVTDLFRDGEALWTWVETNRWEGVVSKRLSSPYREGKKHRDWLKKKIELVLDVDIVGLKWRKGIVASLVMELEGEYLGSVSLGLNDALRSVLASTFRPQYAHLAVVACPFPALPEDLKHEEIQWLSLPFRCRVTGLELTSAGQLRHPKLVTFLPKEPLS; from the coding sequence ATGGATCAGCTATGGCCGCAGCAGTTGCCAGACGATATGTCCCCGGCAATCGGAATGCCGGGCGGGACAGTCGACCTTCCGCTTCCGGCGGAGCCGATGGCTCCATTGTCCTCCGCTGAGCTTCCCGCCGGAAGCGATTGGGGCTACCAGTTGAAATGGGACGGCATTCGCATTCTTGCCCGAATGGACGGGCACGGACATGCGGAGTTGTTTTCGCGGAAGCTGTACTTGAAGAACGCCGTGTATCCGGAAATCGTCGCGCTGCTGGAAGCGAAGGCGGCCGAATGGGGCCCCTGTCTGCTTGACGGGGAAATCGTATGGTGGGACGGCATCCGCCCGAACTTCCAGCAGGTGCTGAAGCGCGAGCGCTCGCGGGGCCTTGCCCGGCAGCCGCTGCCTGCGGCCGCGTCGTCTGGCGAGGCGCCGGGCAGGCCGGAAGGCATTCTTGCGGCAGACGGCCAGCAAGCCGGCATCGCGTTCACGCCGATCGCATCGGAAGCAGCCAAGCCATCCAGTGCCCGGAATCCGGCGTCCGGCAAGGCTGCGAGCGCCGCGGCTTCCCTATCATTAACGCCAAAATCTTTCGGCGGCCTCGTCTATGTCCTGTTCGACGTGCTGGCCGACGCAAGCGGCGATCTGCGCCAGCTTCCTTATGAAGAGCGGCACCGGCGCTTGACGGACCTGTGCGGAACCGACGACCCCCGCGTCTTCGTCACGGATTTGTTCCGGGACGGCGAGGCGCTCTGGACCTGGGTAGAGACGAACCGTTGGGAAGGCGTCGTCAGCAAGCGGCTGTCCAGTCCTTACCGCGAAGGCAAGAAGCACCGCGATTGGCTGAAGAAGAAGATCGAGCTCGTGCTCGATGTGGATATCGTCGGCCTCAAATGGCGCAAGGGAATCGTGGCCAGCCTAGTGATGGAGCTGGAGGGCGAGTATTTGGGCAGCGTCTCGCTCGGACTGAACGATGCGCTGCGCAGCGTGCTGGCGTCCACCTTCCGCCCGCAATATGCCCATCTGGCTGTAGTCGCTTGTCCCTTCCCCGCTTTGCCGGAGGATTTGAAGCATGAGGAAATCCAGTGGCTGTCGCTGCCGTTCCGCTGCCGGGTAACCGGCCTCGAACTGACCTCCGCGGGCCAGCTTCGCCATCCGAAGCTGGTGACGTTCCTGCCGAAGGAGCCGCTGTCATGA
- the ku gene encoding non-homologous end joining protein Ku produces the protein MHTVWKGAISFGLVHVPVKMFSATEDKDISMKLIHRVCGGNVSYIRKCPTCEVEVEWDDIVKGYEYEKGRYVLFEKDELEQLSGEATKTINILDFVALEEIDPIYFQKTYYLSPDQAGGNAYNLLLEAMRQSGRIGIAKISIRSKSSLAAIRIIDDCLAMETIFYPDEIRPVNQVPGLPDAVNVNEKELMMARMLIEQLSTPFEPAKYTDDYRARLMDLIQHKISGEEVSVAPEAQRTNVLDLMAALQASLEAVKLPPNAPGGLDTSAAGTLPSAAAPSQQAADGAAGSSDVVAKVKKPRARKSKKEETVS, from the coding sequence ATGCATACCGTTTGGAAAGGCGCCATCAGCTTCGGGCTCGTGCATGTGCCCGTCAAAATGTTTTCCGCTACCGAAGATAAGGACATCTCCATGAAGCTGATTCACCGCGTTTGCGGCGGCAACGTCTCCTATATCCGCAAATGCCCGACCTGCGAGGTCGAAGTCGAGTGGGACGATATCGTCAAAGGCTATGAGTACGAGAAAGGCCGCTATGTCCTGTTCGAGAAGGACGAGCTGGAGCAGCTGTCCGGCGAAGCGACGAAGACGATTAATATTTTGGACTTCGTGGCGCTCGAAGAGATCGACCCGATCTATTTCCAGAAAACCTATTATCTCTCTCCCGACCAAGCAGGCGGCAACGCGTATAACCTGCTGCTTGAAGCCATGCGCCAATCCGGCCGAATCGGCATCGCCAAGATCTCGATCCGTTCCAAGAGCTCGCTCGCGGCAATTCGCATTATCGACGACTGCCTGGCCATGGAGACGATTTTCTACCCTGACGAAATCCGTCCGGTCAATCAGGTACCCGGCCTTCCCGATGCCGTCAACGTGAACGAGAAGGAGCTCATGATGGCCCGCATGCTGATCGAACAGCTGTCCACGCCCTTCGAGCCCGCCAAGTATACGGACGATTATCGCGCGCGTCTGATGGACCTCATCCAGCATAAAATTTCCGGCGAGGAAGTTTCCGTGGCGCCGGAAGCGCAAAGAACGAACGTACTCGATCTGATGGCTGCCTTGCAGGCAAGCCTCGAAGCGGTCAAGCTCCCGCCGAACGCGCCGGGCGGCCTGGACACGAGCGCGGCCGGCACGCTGCCTTCCGCAGCGGCGCCGAGCCAGCAAGCAGCCGACGGCGCCGCAGGAAGCAGCGATGTCGTCGCCAAAGTGAAGAAACCGCGCGCCCGCAAATCCAAGAAGGAAGAAACGGTGTCCTAG
- a CDS encoding H-type small acid-soluble spore protein has protein sequence MDTKRAMEIYSSKDTFAVQLGDKSVWIENVDETNGMATVQVGSDPLNTQTVSCDRLTEEGEE, from the coding sequence ATGGACACGAAACGCGCAATGGAAATTTACAGTTCCAAGGATACATTCGCCGTTCAGTTGGGCGACAAGTCGGTATGGATCGAAAATGTGGATGAAACGAACGGCATGGCGACGGTTCAGGTCGGTTCCGACCCGCTTAACACGCAGACCGTTTCCTGCGACCGCCTGACAGAAGAAGGCGAAGAATAG
- a CDS encoding YitT family protein: protein MAKQHYKITKLELLRRIVFITIGAALVSVALEIFLVPNNIIDGGIVGISIILAHVTNIPLGLFLFLLNVPFLIIGYKQIGKTFALSTLYGVTVMSIGTTLLHPVNALTYSQFLAPVIGGVILGIGVGLVIRFGGSLDGTEIIAILITKKSPFSVGEIVMFFNLFILGSAGFVFSWDSAMYSLIAYYIAFKMIDITLEGFDQSKSVWIISDEAKEIGDAIMSRLGRGVTYLQGEGAFSGGVKRVIFCVITRLEEAKMKSIVQELDPTAFLAVGNIHDVKGGRFKKRDIH from the coding sequence ATGGCGAAACAGCATTATAAGATTACAAAGCTTGAATTGCTGCGGCGGATCGTATTTATTACGATTGGTGCGGCGCTAGTATCGGTAGCTCTGGAGATTTTTCTCGTGCCGAACAATATTATTGACGGCGGCATTGTCGGTATCTCGATCATTTTGGCTCATGTCACGAACATTCCTCTCGGTCTCTTTCTATTCTTACTCAACGTTCCATTTCTCATCATAGGCTACAAACAAATTGGCAAGACGTTCGCGTTATCGACGCTCTATGGCGTAACCGTCATGTCGATCGGAACGACGCTGCTTCACCCGGTTAATGCGCTTACGTACAGCCAATTTCTAGCCCCTGTTATCGGTGGGGTTATTCTGGGCATCGGGGTCGGGTTAGTAATCCGCTTCGGCGGGTCGCTGGACGGTACGGAAATTATCGCCATTCTGATTACGAAGAAATCACCGTTCTCCGTTGGCGAGATCGTCATGTTCTTCAATCTGTTCATTCTCGGCAGCGCGGGCTTCGTCTTCTCTTGGGACAGCGCGATGTATTCATTAATTGCCTACTACATTGCGTTCAAAATGATCGACATCACGCTGGAAGGCTTCGACCAGTCGAAATCGGTATGGATCATCAGCGACGAGGCCAAGGAAATCGGCGACGCCATCATGAGCCGCCTGGGCCGCGGCGTCACGTATCTGCAGGGCGAAGGCGCCTTCTCCGGCGGCGTGAAGCGGGTCATCTTCTGCGTCATTACGCGTCTGGAAGAAGCGAAGATGAAGTCGATCGTGCAGGAACTCGATCCGACCGCCTTTCTGGCCGTCGGCAATATTCACGACGTGAAGGGCGGCCGCTTCAAGAAGCGGGACATTCACTAG
- a CDS encoding thiamine-phosphate kinase yields the protein MEGVSLDEFARIRHWTERRQSKALLASQGVVLGIGDDAAVVGTPPGESGALEWLLAVDTMVETVHFNDATMAEADVGWKALAANVSDIAAMGGTPRHALVSVSVPKTWEPERVRRLYDGLYACAEHYGVAVVGGDTTSSPLHLVVAVTVTGTVAAGRAVSRAGARPGDAVFVTGAAGMSAAGLHFLLAAAAAGEAAPAVAAQPGGGAASGSPLVAAAAAASAPRPQPVPPAAAEAAGTAALVQAHRRPAPSVRAAALLAARGTVTSLNDVSDGLASEAWEIAEASGVKLALRESRLPKSGSLTAYANRCGVDPLEWILYGGEDYVLLGTIAAGDADAAKAELEAAGLPMYLIGVAEAGPAAVALVRDYNERGQAKQEPLAKRGYNHFGG from the coding sequence TTGGAGGGTGTTAGTCTGGACGAATTTGCGCGTATCCGCCACTGGACGGAGCGCAGGCAAAGCAAGGCGCTGCTGGCGTCGCAGGGCGTCGTGCTCGGCATCGGCGACGACGCCGCGGTCGTCGGGACGCCGCCGGGGGAATCCGGCGCGCTCGAATGGCTGCTGGCGGTCGACACGATGGTGGAGACCGTCCATTTCAACGATGCGACGATGGCGGAAGCAGACGTCGGCTGGAAGGCATTGGCCGCGAACGTCAGCGACATCGCGGCGATGGGCGGCACGCCCCGGCACGCGCTGGTGTCCGTCAGCGTGCCGAAGACGTGGGAGCCGGAGCGCGTGCGCCGGCTCTATGACGGGCTTTACGCCTGCGCCGAGCATTACGGCGTGGCGGTCGTTGGCGGCGACACGACTTCGTCGCCGCTGCATTTGGTCGTCGCCGTGACGGTTACGGGCACCGTCGCGGCCGGGAGGGCGGTCAGCCGGGCAGGGGCTCGGCCCGGCGACGCCGTGTTCGTGACCGGCGCTGCGGGGATGTCCGCGGCCGGTCTGCATTTTTTGCTCGCCGCGGCAGCGGCGGGCGAGGCTGCGCCGGCGGTTGCCGCGCAGCCGGGGGGCGGCGCTGCCTCCGGCTCGCCGCTAGTCGCGGCCGCCGCGGCGGCAAGCGCGCCCCGGCCGCAGCCCGTGCCGCCGGCTGCGGCCGAGGCGGCCGGCACGGCGGCGCTGGTGCAGGCGCACCGCCGGCCGGCGCCGTCCGTGCGCGCGGCGGCGCTGCTAGCCGCGCGCGGCACGGTCACGTCGCTGAATGACGTCAGCGACGGCCTGGCCAGCGAAGCCTGGGAAATCGCCGAGGCTTCGGGCGTCAAGCTCGCGCTCCGCGAGTCCAGGCTGCCGAAGAGCGGCAGCTTGACCGCTTACGCGAATCGCTGCGGCGTGGATCCGCTGGAATGGATCCTCTACGGCGGCGAAGACTACGTGCTGCTCGGCACCATCGCAGCCGGCGACGCGGACGCGGCGAAGGCCGAACTGGAAGCGGCCGGCCTGCCGATGTACCTCATCGGCGTGGCGGAGGCAGGCCCCGCCGCGGTGGCGCTTGTCCGCGATTACAACGAACGCGGACAAGCAAAGCAGGAGCCGCTCGCGAAGCGCGGCTATAATCATTTTGGCGGGTAG
- the tsaE gene encoding tRNA (adenosine(37)-N6)-threonylcarbamoyltransferase complex ATPase subunit type 1 TsaE: MSETIEIVWDVEEEFGTVLLAETLAGWAGPGTVLALDGDLGAGKTRFSQAFAKGIGVPGIVNSPTFTIIKEYKGAQLPLYHMDVYRLSEPEADELGLDDYFFGDGVTIVEWASLIEPLLPPDRLQMYMAHLGGEARRITITGIGSPYAAWCRQLQGMGAR, from the coding sequence ATGAGCGAAACGATTGAAATCGTATGGGACGTGGAAGAAGAATTCGGCACGGTTCTACTCGCGGAAACGCTGGCCGGCTGGGCCGGTCCCGGCACGGTGTTGGCGCTTGACGGCGATCTCGGCGCGGGCAAAACGCGATTCTCGCAAGCGTTCGCGAAGGGAATCGGCGTGCCTGGCATCGTGAACAGCCCGACGTTTACGATTATTAAAGAATATAAGGGCGCGCAGCTGCCGCTCTATCATATGGATGTCTACCGGCTCTCGGAGCCGGAGGCGGACGAGCTGGGCCTCGACGATTATTTCTTCGGCGACGGCGTTACGATCGTAGAATGGGCCAGCCTGATCGAACCGCTGCTGCCGCCGGACCGGCTCCAGATGTATATGGCGCATTTGGGCGGCGAAGCGCGCCGGATTACGATTACCGGCATCGGTTCGCCCTATGCGGCGTGGTGCAGGCAATTACAGGGAATGGGAGCTAGGTAG
- the tsaB gene encoding tRNA (adenosine(37)-N6)-threonylcarbamoyltransferase complex dimerization subunit type 1 TsaB, with protein MSEHITQGGGDRLLVLAVDTSTAALAAALVRGHEVLREVQSLAERNHSVHTVSTVQAMLAECGIKPDELDGIAIGRGPGSYTGMRIAVSLGKTLAWVWNKPLVGVSSLEALGYGAWQNANSAGSPADGANVADVFDAADAFDVADVFEIDDASDTAQGASSARHLPDGYPAVPEAGQGPVWLVPIMDARRGQVYTASFAARTEASAEAGALGDGTWKRLSKDGIRLMREWVDELAAAIEAAGECLRPSAVWIAGELELHESEADRLQALCPGIQVRKLPIWLEGRAVAALGAARLAAGESDDVHAFAPNYTQLTEAEVKLQERTAAAKQAAAEGAVQGDAN; from the coding sequence ATGAGTGAACATATAACGCAGGGCGGCGGAGATCGGCTGCTCGTGCTGGCAGTGGATACGTCGACGGCTGCGCTGGCGGCTGCGCTTGTGCGCGGCCATGAGGTGCTGCGCGAGGTGCAGTCGCTCGCGGAGCGCAATCATTCCGTCCATACGGTATCGACCGTTCAGGCGATGCTGGCGGAATGCGGCATAAAGCCGGACGAGCTGGACGGGATCGCGATCGGGCGCGGCCCCGGCTCTTATACGGGCATGCGCATCGCGGTGTCGCTTGGCAAAACGCTGGCTTGGGTATGGAACAAGCCGCTCGTCGGCGTCTCCAGCCTGGAAGCGCTGGGGTACGGCGCATGGCAGAACGCGAATTCCGCCGGAAGTCCAGCGGATGGCGCGAACGTTGCGGATGTCTTTGATGCTGCGGATGCCTTTGACGTCGCGGATGTTTTTGAGATCGATGATGCCAGCGATACCGCACAGGGAGCAAGCTCCGCGCGGCATCTTCCGGACGGCTATCCGGCCGTTCCGGAAGCCGGACAAGGACCTGTCTGGCTCGTTCCTATCATGGACGCCAGAAGAGGCCAAGTGTACACCGCTTCCTTCGCAGCGCGTACCGAAGCTAGCGCCGAAGCTGGCGCGCTGGGGGACGGGACATGGAAGCGGCTGTCCAAGGACGGCATTCGCCTCATGCGCGAATGGGTGGACGAGCTCGCTGCTGCCATCGAAGCGGCAGGCGAATGTCTGCGGCCATCGGCCGTGTGGATCGCAGGCGAGCTTGAGCTGCACGAGTCGGAGGCCGATCGGCTGCAGGCGCTTTGCCCTGGCATACAGGTGCGCAAGCTGCCGATTTGGCTGGAAGGGCGGGCCGTGGCCGCGCTCGGCGCAGCGAGGCTGGCCGCCGGGGAAAGCGACGACGTGCATGCATTCGCCCCGAATTACACGCAGCTGACGGAAGCGGAAGTCAAGCTGCAGGAACGAACGGCGGCGGCCAAGCAAGCCGCGGCGGAAGGAGCTGTCCAAGGTGACGCCAATTGA
- the rimI gene encoding ribosomal protein S18-alanine N-acetyltransferase encodes MTPIDRKRLLFRSMTLDDVPTIVAIEQESFATPWTEEAFVNELTNNHFARYMVMDYENEVIGYAGMWTIMDEAHVTNVAVREGYRGQGLGERLMTELQRTALLFGARRMTLEVRVSNEVAKRLYAKLGFKPSGIRPGYYSDNKEDALIMWAELPESSEVEQWYDEERI; translated from the coding sequence GTGACGCCAATTGACAGGAAACGTCTTCTATTTCGCTCCATGACGCTGGACGACGTCCCGACGATCGTCGCCATCGAGCAGGAGAGCTTCGCGACGCCTTGGACAGAGGAAGCGTTCGTGAACGAGCTGACGAACAATCATTTTGCCCGCTATATGGTGATGGACTACGAGAATGAAGTGATCGGTTACGCCGGCATGTGGACGATCATGGATGAAGCGCATGTGACGAACGTGGCCGTGCGCGAAGGCTATCGCGGGCAAGGGCTTGGCGAACGGCTCATGACGGAGCTGCAGCGGACGGCCCTGCTGTTCGGCGCGCGCCGCATGACGCTCGAGGTTCGCGTGAGCAACGAGGTCGCGAAGCGGCTGTACGCGAAGCTGGGCTTCAAGCCGTCGGGCATCCGCCCCGGCTATTATTCGGACAATAAGGAAGATGCCCTCATCATGTGGGCGGAGCTGCCGGAGTCCTCTGAAGTGGAGCAATGGTATGACGAAGAACGCATCTAA
- the tsaD gene encoding tRNA (adenosine(37)-N6)-threonylcarbamoyltransferase complex transferase subunit TsaD, with product MTKNASNPSNETNELILAVETSCDETSVAVVRGGKEILSNIISSQIETHRRFGGVVPEIASRKHVESISLIMEQALTEAGVTFRDLSAIAVTQGPGLVGALLVGIVAAKSLAMALNLPLIGTHHIAGHIYANELVHEMAYPCLALVASGGHTELVLLESEGKFRIIGRTRDDAVGEAYDKVARTLHFPYPGGPHIDRLAQEAEDEIQLPRAWLEPDSYDFSFSGLKSAVLASINTAAMKGETIRQAALARGFQASVIDVLVTKALRAAREFGAKQLLLCGGVAANGGLRAELTARCAAEGIPLLIPPLKLCTDNAAMIGAAAHLKWIRGEYTPLDMKAEPGLSLEEWSV from the coding sequence ATGACGAAGAACGCATCTAACCCATCTAACGAAACGAACGAACTCATCCTCGCCGTCGAAACGAGCTGCGACGAAACATCGGTCGCGGTCGTCCGCGGCGGCAAAGAGATCTTATCCAATATCATATCGAGCCAAATCGAGACCCATCGGAGATTCGGCGGCGTCGTGCCGGAAATCGCGTCGCGCAAGCACGTGGAATCCATCTCGCTCATTATGGAGCAGGCGCTGACGGAGGCCGGCGTCACCTTCCGCGACCTGTCCGCGATCGCGGTCACGCAAGGACCGGGACTCGTCGGCGCGCTGCTGGTCGGCATCGTCGCCGCGAAAAGCCTCGCGATGGCCTTGAACCTGCCGCTCATCGGCACGCATCATATTGCCGGCCATATCTATGCCAACGAGCTTGTGCACGAGATGGCCTATCCGTGTCTCGCGCTCGTTGCATCCGGCGGACATACGGAGCTGGTGCTGCTGGAGAGCGAAGGGAAGTTCCGCATTATCGGGCGCACCCGTGACGACGCGGTCGGCGAGGCATACGACAAAGTGGCGCGGACGCTGCATTTTCCGTATCCCGGCGGCCCGCATATCGACCGGCTCGCGCAGGAAGCGGAAGACGAAATCCAGCTGCCGCGCGCTTGGCTGGAGCCGGATTCCTATGATTTCAGCTTCAGCGGCTTGAAGTCAGCGGTGCTGGCGAGCATCAATACGGCGGCGATGAAAGGCGAAACGATCCGCCAAGCCGCGCTGGCCCGCGGATTCCAAGCTTCCGTCATCGACGTGCTCGTGACCAAAGCGCTGCGCGCTGCCCGCGAATTCGGCGCCAAACAGCTGCTGCTCTGCGGCGGCGTGGCCGCAAACGGCGGATTGCGCGCCGAGCTGACGGCGCGCTGCGCTGCGGAAGGCATTCCGCTGCTCATCCCGCCGCTCAAGCTCTGTACGGACAATGCCGCGATGATCGGCGCGGCGGCGCATTTGAAATGGATCCGCGGCGAGTATACGCCGCTGGACATGAAGGCGGAGCCGGGGCTGTCGCTGGAGGAGTGGTCCGTTTAA